One genomic window of Halobacterium noricense includes the following:
- a CDS encoding aminotransferase class V-fold PLP-dependent enzyme yields MNPRELRADTPALHEDVYLNFGAHGPSPRYVVEAADEFVRSHEYETSTQNDPYEVAFDAYDRVRERVATFVGADDDEIALTESTTAGINAVATAIDWEPGDTVVRTDLEHPAGTLPWQRLEQEGVEVRVVETSDGRIDLDAFAEAVEDARLACFSAVTWTHGTQLPVNDLVDIAHEAGAFALVDAVQVPGQLPLDVGEWGADAVAAAGHKWLLGLWGGGFLYVDRTAADSLLPTTVGYRSVETPTADPYEFAAGARRFEVGSANPAPHVALAEAIEAIDEVGVNRIAARIQELAGQLAVGVPHDRLLSPMDPESGLVTIDVADPEATVDRLASEGIVVRALPTPDAVRASVHAVNTHTEVERLLDALEPEWT; encoded by the coding sequence ATGAACCCCAGAGAACTTCGCGCCGACACGCCCGCCCTGCACGAGGACGTCTACCTGAACTTCGGCGCCCACGGGCCGAGCCCACGGTACGTCGTCGAGGCTGCTGACGAGTTCGTCCGGTCACACGAGTACGAAACGAGCACGCAAAACGATCCCTACGAGGTGGCGTTCGACGCCTACGACCGCGTGCGGGAGCGCGTCGCCACCTTCGTCGGTGCGGACGACGACGAGATCGCGCTCACGGAGAGCACGACCGCGGGCATCAACGCTGTCGCGACCGCCATCGACTGGGAGCCCGGCGACACCGTCGTTCGAACCGACCTCGAACACCCGGCTGGGACGCTCCCATGGCAACGCCTAGAACAGGAGGGCGTCGAGGTTCGCGTCGTCGAGACATCGGACGGCCGTATCGATCTCGACGCCTTCGCCGAGGCCGTCGAGGACGCGCGCCTGGCCTGTTTCAGCGCGGTAACGTGGACGCACGGCACCCAGTTGCCCGTCAACGATCTCGTTGATATCGCTCACGAGGCTGGCGCGTTCGCGCTCGTCGACGCTGTACAGGTGCCGGGACAGCTTCCCCTCGATGTCGGCGAGTGGGGTGCGGACGCCGTCGCGGCGGCCGGTCACAAGTGGCTGCTGGGGCTGTGGGGCGGCGGCTTCCTCTACGTCGACCGGACAGCTGCTGACTCCCTCCTCCCCACCACAGTTGGGTACCGAAGCGTCGAGACGCCGACTGCAGATCCCTACGAGTTCGCAGCTGGCGCCCGCCGATTCGAGGTCGGCTCGGCGAACCCGGCGCCACACGTTGCCCTGGCGGAAGCTATCGAGGCGATCGACGAAGTTGGAGTCAACCGTATCGCTGCCCGAATCCAGGAATTGGCCGGTCAGCTGGCCGTTGGCGTCCCTCACGACCGGCTTCTCAGCCCGATGGACCCCGAGTCGGGACTCGTGACGATCGACGTGGCTGATCCTGAAGCGACGGTCGATAGACTCGCGTCAGAGGGAATCGTCGTTCGTGCCTTACCGACGCCAGACGCCGTCCGCGCGTCGGTCCACGCGGTCAACACTCACACTGAGGTTGAGCGGCTGCTGGACGCCCTCGAACCGGAGTGGACCTGA
- a CDS encoding thioredoxin family protein has translation MATQTAETDRVVSLGDDDLETVVEDSSVALVEFYTEWCGTCKRMKPVLEALAEDTEATILTIDIESNLETAIEFGAQSTPTFVLFADGQPVKQLRGGQNEQTLRDLIARYHD, from the coding sequence ATGGCAACGCAGACAGCGGAGACGGACCGCGTGGTTTCGCTTGGTGACGACGACCTCGAAACGGTCGTCGAAGACAGTAGCGTCGCGCTCGTGGAGTTCTACACGGAGTGGTGTGGCACCTGCAAACGAATGAAGCCGGTCCTCGAAGCGCTCGCCGAAGACACTGAGGCGACGATCCTAACGATCGACATCGAGTCGAACCTCGAAACGGCGATCGAGTTCGGTGCCCAGAGCACGCCCACGTTCGTCCTGTTCGCCGACGGACAACCGGTGAAACAGCTTCGTGGCGGCCAGAACGAACAGACCCTCCGCGACCTGATCGCCCGATATCACGACTAA
- a CDS encoding DUF7521 family protein — protein MISPSIVVVKLITLFLSLLVAYLAFYAYKRSESHPMLYVSVGFVFIGIGAICEGLVYSVLGTSLFSAALIQAVLVSFGMVLILRSVMSDSNNEAI, from the coding sequence ATGATCAGCCCGTCAATCGTCGTCGTCAAGCTGATTACGCTGTTTCTCAGCCTTCTGGTCGCGTACCTCGCCTTCTACGCATACAAGCGGAGTGAGAGCCATCCGATGCTCTACGTTTCTGTCGGCTTCGTATTCATAGGAATCGGAGCTATCTGTGAAGGCCTCGTCTACAGTGTGTTGGGAACGTCGCTGTTCTCAGCGGCCCTCATACAGGCAGTACTCGTCTCATTTGGGATGGTGCTGATATTACGTTCGGTGATGTCTGATTCGAATAACGAGGCTATCTAA
- a CDS encoding winged helix-turn-helix domain-containing protein, producing MESREGNPSASLLEVFADDYSRTILLAAEEEPRTAKDLSEVCDASLATIYRRISTLRSHDLIAVHSTIGSGGEHKQLFETTVEAFHVSIADGEFELSVETRDELADNFASLWENFREST from the coding sequence ATGGAGAGTCGTGAGGGCAATCCGTCCGCGTCCCTCCTCGAAGTCTTTGCGGACGACTACTCACGCACGATTCTACTTGCAGCTGAGGAGGAGCCACGAACGGCAAAGGATCTTAGCGAGGTCTGTGACGCGTCGCTGGCGACCATTTACCGTCGCATCTCCACATTACGGAGCCATGATCTTATTGCCGTCCATTCGACGATCGGCTCCGGTGGAGAGCACAAACAGCTGTTCGAGACGACGGTCGAGGCGTTCCACGTTTCAATCGCCGACGGTGAGTTCGAACTCTCCGTCGAAACACGTGATGAACTCGCCGATAATTTCGCTTCGCTTTGGGAGAACTTCCGGGAGAGCACATGA
- a CDS encoding cytochrome c biogenesis CcdA family protein, with protein sequence MALFASSSLLVAAYAAGVLMFFAPCSVGLLPAYLSYFYTQGEDAVRADQSDASGPVRIAFLVNGILVFLVGAIPLFYMSVAGIRVLLPGYELIVPLAKLGTGSYYPPVAVVVVGTLLMLLGLGRRAVIDGLRVGGFVTAGVVTVYLLIGGAVLLLGQWIEPYLVSMELLVGPLLIGIGIMYFYNLSPLQSIRLPERDSATIPAFFVFGIVYGVGSLACNLPIFLGMILTSFTTEGLVEGLAVFGSFGAGMGTLILGVSVVARVTGSSLSLGKYGQSARYAGSLAFVVIGVYVTWYSLRSFGYLPGGAMFG encoded by the coding sequence ATGGCACTGTTTGCTTCATCATCACTACTAGTGGCGGCGTACGCTGCGGGTGTCTTGATGTTCTTTGCTCCGTGTAGTGTTGGACTCCTCCCTGCGTACCTCTCGTACTTTTATACACAAGGCGAAGATGCAGTGCGAGCAGACCAATCGGATGCGTCTGGTCCTGTCCGGATAGCATTCCTGGTTAATGGCATTCTTGTGTTTCTCGTCGGGGCGATTCCGCTCTTCTACATGTCGGTTGCCGGTATTCGGGTTTTGCTCCCCGGCTATGAGTTGATCGTTCCACTCGCGAAACTCGGAACAGGGAGTTACTATCCCCCAGTCGCCGTTGTCGTCGTCGGCACTCTTCTCATGCTACTGGGACTCGGCCGACGCGCAGTGATCGATGGGCTTCGCGTCGGCGGGTTCGTTACGGCCGGCGTAGTCACCGTCTATCTGCTTATTGGCGGTGCCGTGCTTCTCCTCGGTCAGTGGATCGAACCGTATCTCGTGTCGATGGAGCTCCTCGTCGGGCCGCTCTTGATCGGTATCGGTATCATGTACTTCTACAACCTCTCTCCGCTCCAGTCGATTCGCCTCCCTGAGCGAGATTCAGCCACGATACCAGCCTTCTTTGTGTTCGGTATCGTGTACGGAGTTGGTAGTTTAGCGTGTAATTTGCCGATCTTTCTGGGGATGATTCTCACATCGTTCACAACGGAAGGGCTGGTCGAGGGACTTGCCGTGTTTGGCTCATTCGGAGCGGGCATGGGAACGCTGATTCTCGGTGTCAGTGTTGTCGCACGCGTTACGGGGAGTTCACTCTCGCTTGGCAAATACGGACAGTCCGCTCGCTACGCTGGCAGTCTGGCCTTCGTCGTGATCGGCGTCTACGTGACGTGGTATTCGCTCCGGTCGTTCGGGTATCTCCCTGGCGGAGCGATGTTCGGATAG
- a CDS encoding DsbA family protein has product MDIPSPITRRRAVLGGIGTVLAGGSIVYGASKLDGSQDSKVPTAAPFHTSSNTTGFEIDLQGHPIMGPLDAPTDMYYWSDYQCPFCRRFEQNTLPKIIRNHVQSGTVRVVFIEFPYMGKTSMTAAVMDRCVWRQVREDTPEAYWRWHSTLFDKQGSKNSGWASKANLLEITQGVDGVDASAVDSCMQTHRSEIEASINKDMSRAAQFGIRGTPAFLLYNRDVDTAGKLVGAQPYDRFDEAISRVQNA; this is encoded by the coding sequence ATGGATATTCCGTCTCCGATCACACGACGGCGTGCGGTTCTTGGTGGTATCGGAACGGTCCTCGCTGGTGGTAGCATCGTCTACGGAGCTTCGAAACTAGACGGAAGCCAGGATTCGAAAGTTCCGACTGCGGCCCCGTTCCACACCAGTTCCAACACGACTGGGTTTGAAATTGACCTGCAGGGCCATCCGATAATGGGGCCATTAGACGCCCCTACCGATATGTACTACTGGAGTGACTACCAGTGCCCCTTCTGCCGCCGCTTCGAGCAGAATACGCTTCCGAAGATAATCCGGAATCACGTCCAATCGGGCACCGTTCGGGTCGTCTTCATCGAGTTTCCCTACATGGGCAAAACGTCGATGACCGCGGCGGTGATGGATCGCTGTGTCTGGCGGCAGGTGAGAGAGGACACCCCCGAGGCGTATTGGCGGTGGCATTCGACGCTCTTTGACAAGCAGGGCTCAAAGAACTCGGGATGGGCGTCGAAAGCAAATCTCCTGGAGATCACTCAAGGCGTCGACGGTGTCGATGCAAGTGCTGTCGATTCGTGTATGCAGACCCACCGAAGCGAGATTGAGGCGTCGATTAACAAGGATATGAGCCGGGCGGCACAGTTCGGGATCCGTGGGACGCCTGCGTTCCTTCTCTACAATCGCGATGTAGATACCGCTGGCAAACTCGTCGGGGCACAGCCATACGACCGATTCGACGAAGCAATCTCACGGGTGCAGAACGCATGA
- a CDS encoding M20 family metallopeptidase — MSNDTPTEYVRAHREELVALALDLLAVETSNPPGDTSEIVTRIEQFLDPLPVEVERFAVDPAKPNLLVRLPGESDHTLLYNGHLDTVPFNADAWSHDPLGERTDERVYGRGATDMKGAVASMLFVIQAFAATDTEPPVDLQFAFVSDEEVGGDAGLPALLDAGELDAEACVIGEPTCEEGRHSVTIADRGSIWLTLDASGEGAHGSRPVLGVNAIDRLYNAVETVRERFGTQRLDIDPDVEPIVEESIEYYSPSMGEDVARDLFQYPSINLGILEGGDAINTVPQSARAEIDVRLTAGVHTPDVLAGIRECVADCEGITIADVSWSVGTAEPPGSPLVEAVASTAADVTGERVFRRSATGGGDAKTLRNAGVSTVEFALGTDTVHAPDEYVPVDVLVDNAVVYAQLPKVWQFQIDQ; from the coding sequence ATGAGTAATGACACTCCTACCGAATACGTGCGAGCCCACCGAGAGGAACTGGTCGCGCTCGCCCTCGACCTTCTCGCGGTTGAGACGTCGAACCCGCCCGGCGACACCAGCGAAATCGTCACCAGAATCGAACAATTCCTCGACCCGCTTCCGGTCGAAGTAGAGCGTTTTGCAGTCGATCCAGCAAAGCCGAATCTGCTCGTTCGACTACCGGGTGAGTCTGACCACACACTGCTATATAATGGCCACCTCGATACGGTGCCCTTCAACGCCGATGCCTGGTCCCACGATCCGCTCGGTGAGCGCACCGACGAGCGCGTCTACGGTCGCGGTGCGACCGATATGAAGGGGGCTGTGGCATCGATGCTATTCGTAATACAGGCCTTCGCAGCCACCGACACTGAGCCACCTGTCGACCTCCAATTCGCGTTCGTGAGCGACGAGGAAGTAGGTGGTGACGCCGGCTTGCCAGCGTTACTGGACGCTGGTGAGCTCGATGCGGAAGCGTGCGTGATTGGCGAGCCGACCTGTGAGGAAGGCCGCCACTCCGTCACAATCGCGGACCGGGGCAGCATCTGGCTGACGCTCGACGCCAGCGGTGAGGGGGCCCATGGCTCCCGGCCAGTACTCGGCGTCAACGCAATTGACCGACTCTATAATGCCGTGGAGACCGTGCGCGAACGGTTCGGCACCCAGCGCCTCGATATTGACCCTGACGTGGAGCCGATCGTCGAAGAGTCCATCGAATACTACAGCCCGTCGATGGGCGAAGACGTCGCTCGAGATCTGTTTCAGTATCCCTCGATCAATCTCGGCATCCTCGAGGGCGGGGACGCGATAAACACCGTCCCACAGTCCGCTCGCGCCGAGATCGACGTGCGACTGACAGCGGGTGTCCACACGCCCGACGTGCTCGCGGGGATTCGGGAGTGTGTTGCCGACTGCGAGGGTATCACGATAGCCGACGTCTCGTGGAGCGTCGGGACCGCCGAGCCTCCCGGCAGTCCGCTCGTCGAAGCTGTCGCGTCGACGGCGGCGGACGTCACGGGCGAGCGTGTCTTCCGGCGGAGTGCCACGGGCGGCGGGGACGCCAAGACCCTCCGAAACGCGGGGGTGTCGACCGTTGAGTTCGCGCTCGGAACCGACACCGTCCACGCGCCCGACGAGTACGTCCCTGTCGACGTGCTCGTCGACAACGCGGTCGTCTACGCACAGCTTCCGAAAGTGTGGCAGTTCCAGATAGATCAGTAG